Within Vigna unguiculata cultivar IT97K-499-35 chromosome 2, ASM411807v1, whole genome shotgun sequence, the genomic segment CATCTTCGTTGTTTTGTCTTAAACCTGCTTCGGAAATAGTTTGCAAAGTGTGTTGTGTTGATGTCTGTGTATTTGAGAGAGTGTGTATTTGAGAGAGGGTTTtcgagtttttttttctttgttttaggaaacggattgtggaatccgtttcccctctttttttttttttttacaaaacggattgtggaatccgtttgggtttttttttttgggaaacggattgtgtaatccatttcctttttatttttttttctaaaacggattgtgaaatccgtttggtttttttgtttttttgtttggaaacggattgtgtaatccgtttccttttttttttaaaaaacagaTTGTGAAATctgtttggttttttttttggaaacaaattatgtaatccgtttccttttttttttttttcaaaaacggattgtggaatccgttttgtttttgttttcttctttttaggaaacggattttggaatccgtttcctttttttatttttaggtcAAACGGATTGTGGAAGCCGTTTCCCACACTGCTGAAACGGAACCTGGAATCCGTTTTCGCTGTGTTTTTTGGTTTTCGAGTGAAATGTGAAATTCGTTTTATCATCTGAtttacttctttaatttttatttaaattggtctttaatttGTGAAATTCAACTTGCACTTACagttttgttattgattttacgagtacaaaaaaatgaaagatgagGGCGactatttcttatttattaatttgtattttattttattatagctATGGTTAGGACACGAGGAAATTTATCTAGACGTGGTTCAAATGATGTACCCGAGAGTTCCACACAAGGTGGTGCACGCAAGAGACCGACAGCCTCGGCTCGTATAAGGGGTCAACATGAGGCTAATGTTGTTGAGGATGATATTGTTGAGAATGAGGTCTCCGACGTTCCTCAGGAGGATAAGCAGGGGATTGATAACGATGGTGGAGGATTTCCTGGTGGTCCATATGATACATCTTTATTGACTCGGTACGAGGATCATGTTGCACGCATGATATGGGATGGTCAGGTGAGTAAGAAGTTATTAtctatgtttaattttgttgttgttaagtacttttatttattttttgtttcttttgttaagtacttttatttattttttgtttcttttgttagGATCGAGTTGTGAAAGTAGTGTCCcatattaaaaaagtgaagaaattagGACGTCCTCACCCTTCTGTTGCACCTTTTGTATTAGCTTCTGGATTATCGCATTTGTGCGacattttatatgaatatattgATCTTGGGTTAGTATTGGGTTTCGTGGAGAGATGGCATCCCGAGACTAATACTTTTCATCTACCCATTGGGGAAATGACCATCACTTTGGATGACGTATGGTCACTTCTTCATCTTTCCATCAGTGGAAACTTTTGCTCCACTGAAAATCTAGAATATGAAGATTCTGTTGAGATTTTGACGACACTTCTTGGTGTTGACCGGGCCATGGCTTGTGTGGAGCTGAATCAAAGTCGGGGTGCACAGGTCCGACTTAGCTGGTTGAGAGAGTTGTATGACAGCTGTTGTGAAAACGAGCTATGGGAGTTTGCTGCACGTGCATATCTTTTGCACTTTGTAGGGTGCACAATATTTGCTAACAAAAGCGCCACCTATGTTCGTACACATTATCTCGAGCTATTTAGAGATCTCTCCACATGTCGTACATATGGTTGGGGAGTTGCTGCTCTTGTCCACTTATATTAGCAGCTAGGAGATGCCAGCTTTGCAAATACAAAGCAATTAGCTGGATATCTACCTCTTCTGCAGGTAcccatttatataacattttattatttattttacttgtttttagttttatataacaatgattaaatgaaatattatttgatacagGCTTGGATATACGAGCACTTCCCTACATTGGGAAGGAAGCAAGTACGGGATACATATGTGGAGACCGAACCCCGTGCTCTACGTTATGTCACTGGACGCGCCATTTCCGCTATAGCTGATGTTAGAGTCCAGTTGGATGGCTTGACATATGACGAGATGATTTGGAACCCATATGTAACACATAGAGCTGCTCGACAACTTGTAACACATGGCATGTTTTCTGGCTTCCTTAGGGTTGGTACCGTCGTACAACGTCATTTGCTGGAGCGTGTGTTGCGACAATTTGGCTTCATCCAGCCTATTCCACGACCGCCTAGTTCGGTTCCCATGATGGATTTTGAGGCTATTGATGATCGGTGGAAAAAGCACGAGTAGTTTGTTGTACATCAAGTGGTTCAAGCACCAGCTCCTTTTTCATGTTCAGATGGATATTTGCAGTGGTTTAGGAGAGTCTCCCATCCATACATTTTACGTGGAGCTGAGGCCGACCGACCTACCCTTGTGCTTGTGCCCCGACTTCGTCGGAATTTGCCAGATGACATAACAGTTCAGAGGACGTCACTGTCATCATCTTCTAGTGGTTTATTGGTATGTTACAAATTTAGTTGTTCGTATTATtagtaacttttaatatttgatattaactTGTTATTATCACAGGGTCTCGTGAAGCGCATTGTAGGTGGTCTTCAACGGATGATAGACTGTAGAGACGTTACTGAGGGCACAGTTGGCTGGGATCGCACTCATGAGTTATTGCAGATGGCTCGAGACAGCGTTGAAGAGGAAGAGAGTAGAGGAGGACGTAGAGTTCGAGGTCGACGACCATCTACGTCTGGATAgtcaatttatttgtatttgatgtTAGAATTGAGATTTCTATTGGATTTTATATTAAGATATTTCATCTATGTATggtattttatattaagatatttcaccaatatttagtaatttaatGTTAGCAATGAGGCCAAAATATATTCGTCCCTTGGCCAAAGGagttagaattttatatattggtaaaataattataaactaCAACAATGAAATACTTAATACAATCAACAAATATCAGTCTTCCATGAGATCTACATAACTACGATCCACTACGTGTAAATCTAGAAATGCTTGCATCCTATCTCTATAAAATGATGCCCACCCTTTTGCCTTTGGGTAACAATTGCTAGATGATATGATATCCACTGGCGATAATGGACAACCTTCTTGTAGACGAACCTGTAAATACACAATTAGTCAATCgagaaatatatttgtttataaaaataatatatatatatatatatatatatatatatatatatatatatatatataaacatatatacctGCACAAAATGAGAATTGTAAACATGTTCGATACAAATTAGTCGATGTTGACTTTGCGAAATAGGTGGGGATGTACGAAGTGGGAATATCGTCAAATTCTGAACTGATAACAAGCACACGAGGATTACATTATACCGATTAGCAATCGCATATCCCATGTCTGGTATAGTCATCCACTTGTCTCGATTAGcctgtatataattaattagattataataaaacaaaatcataaaaaacttttaatacataaatttcaacatTGGTGTATAGAAGTTATACCCCTGATGGTGATTGAACTAGCAAAGACTTTCTCAGTTCTTCCAGACGATCATAGCCTCCAACTAATGTTGCATATTCGTCTTGCCATTGACTAAGTTCTTTGTATAGATCATGTCTGATTAGAGGCCATGACTCCTCACCCATACCCAACAACGCAGCAATGCATCTATATCCACAATGACCGTCCGCCACAACATCGACAACATCGAGTATATAAGGATGAAAAACAGGATTGAACTGTTCTAGCATGGGTATTACTTTCTCTTCAATTACACGTTTGCTCTTCAgcttgttttctgtttttgcaACACACGTGTCTTGTCTTGAGGACTCAATGAAGGCGTCCACATGCTCAAAATAGGAGGGATCATGTTTGGTTGACTTCTTTGATCTATGACTCTTAGCTGCACCTTTCGTCTTAACTTTACTCGGTGGTGGTAACATCGATGTCATGGAAGGACAAACTATGTcgagtaatttatgttttatggtcACTTTTCCTGCAATATcaacttctttgaaaagattaagCAGTAGATCAACCTCCCTCTGAATAGATAATTGCCCTTCAGATTGTGAAGACGAGATATTGGAGAAGCTCAACCTAGTCCACATCACATGAATTTGTTGGAGAGGAATAATCCCAGGATCATATCGTGCTAATTCACACGCACATGGTAGACCATAAGTTTGTCTGAGAATGCAACCACAAAGACTACTATCGAATCCAATCTTCTTTACTCTTTCCAACTTTGGAGCAAGGAGTTCTAAGGCACATCTAGAAATATTTCCCACTAATCTTCTATAACTCAATGCCTTGTAAGAGTCACTGATCAGATTTAAACTTCTTTCAAAAGACGCCTTAATTTCGTTGTGTTGCAAGATAATAACGTGTGAATTCCATCCCAACACGAACAAAGGTCTCCCATACTACTTCCAAGAACTTTCTTCAGACTCCAGTGAGCAGACTCAACCCTAGTACAATTTATACAAGGAAATCATAtaaaccattaataaaaaaaattaattaatagcaAAATACAAACATACCTGTTTGATGTTGTATTCCCCAAATGCATAACTTTGTTCGTCCTTGCCTTCACAAAGAATTTCTTATAAGGAATGATCCACGAGTCGTTAACATATTCAAAGAATACAGGCCATGGCTGGCAAACAAGCTCAAGACGATGAACACACTCGTTGaactttaattcatcttcacaGTCCATGACATTCTCCCAGGCTTGCAATACAACATCCCATGCATCAACATAATTTACTAACATTTTGCACTTTGCctgcacatttttttgaatgtgGAAACGACATAAAAGATGATAACACTCAGGGAACACTATGCCAACAACATTCATTAGAGCAAGATCCCTATCAGTTACAATGACTTGTGGACCACCCTCGGACGTCATAAACAGACCTCTTAGCCTTTCAAGAGcccaaatgaaattattttgcttttcaCTAGATAAAAATGCAAAAGCGGCCGAGAAAGTTAATCCTGTTGAGGTCACACCAACAATCTCATGTAATGGCAACCgatatttgttggttttataggtactatccattaagaacacaatattgaatgaatttaacaaCTTCACAGCATCAGGATGGGTCCAGAACAAATCGCTTACCACATCAGATTCATCAAGACATCTACTAAAATGGATGTCATGATCACGTTCCAACATCAACATTAACTGTTGTAACTCAGTTCTTGAACCTCTTATTGAACGTTTGTACCTATATCTTGCATTATACACTTGCTTCAAAGTTGTAACATTacaatcatctttttctttcagAGTGAGAAGTATATTTGCAGGTTTGACTTGACTTTTGGTCATATCAACAAGCAACGACTGTTCAGTAGACTTCAACCTACCCGCATAGGGGTGACCAACTAGAATAGAAGAGACATCGTGATTATGGTAACCACATTTTACGTTCAACACCCATCCCTCCCCTTGAGAGATGGGTCTCCCTCTCAATCTAAAGggacaatcacattttcttgtcCCAGATAAACTCGGTTCTGCATCACActtgtattttctatattttccacctctttcacaacctaataatacatgggtctttcttcctggtTGTCCATTATATTTATCCGATCTTAGAATAATAACGACAAATCCAAGATTATAAGCAACCCCTCTAACCcatttaattaaatcttcacGTGTTGAGAAAATATCATCGGTTGTAAAATGAGATGTATAATCTTGTTCGCAGATATCatgaacaaaatcagaaaactcTGACATGAGACTACAATTTTGTTGAGAATCcgcttgagaatccaagaaactcaaataactaaaatgatgATCTTCCATAatgaactataataaaaaagaaattttaatacGTAAATAACCCATCTAAATGCATAAAGAATGCAACACGTATCACAGAAAACGAGTGAATGCAACACgtatcaaaaattgaaaactaattgCATGTTGATATTCATTGCATGATTTACGTTACAAAATTCACCAATCACACAGTATACATTCACTCACATTAAAAATTCACCAATAACACAATATACACACCAACACACAAAATCCaagtatgaaacggaatacCTATTCCGTTTCACAAACATATGAAACGGATCCAAAAACCCGTTTGACATAAAGGAAAGGCAACTTGGTGAAATGGGTTACAAATTCCGTTTCACATCTTTAAGACACGGATTATGTAATCCGtttggaaaaacaaaattttggtttctatttgaTGTTCAAGTGTTTGGTCTGTCGGACAAAACATCCATGCAAATAAGGAGCAGGAATTTGAACGAAATAAGTGATTCAATTCTATTTCTAAGACGAGGACAACACGTTCATGCATGCCACCAATCTTATTCACGAGTTCTCTTCTTTGCACAACACTGGAAATGGAATCAAGAAGAAAGAAATGGGGTGTGGGTGTAATTTTTAACAGAATATTATGCAAGGTTTATTTACCACTAACATTTAAAAgtaagatttaaaaataatgggGTGAtcgtgttatttttttatgaatgggTGTAAGcgaaaaaaatcataatttatggGAAACGGCATACACTTTTCGTTTCATAAAATATTGTGAAACGGATTCCTTATCAACTCTCATTTATCATCTAACAAACGTACagcaaaaacaccaaaaacaaaTGTATTCTTAAATTAGGTAACTTACAGCATCCCCACAACCACCTACGAACATGAGTaatgaacatatatatatatatatatatatatatatatatatatatatatatatatatatatatatatatatatatacacatatatataattttgtaatggatgcgaaaatcataatttatgGGAAACGAAATACAGAAGCCGTTTCAAAACGctatgaaacggattacagaatccgtttcataacgttttgaaacggcttctgtattccgtttccaaaatttgcaaattttttatgaaacggaatacaaaaTCCGTTTCAAAATGTTATGAAACGAATTCTGTATttcgtttcataaaaaaatttgcaattttttttatgaaacggattacagaaacCGTTTCATAACATTTTGAAACGGATTTTGTGTTCCGTTTCCCATACATTTTGACTTTTATAGTAAAACAACTTTTGTATTGCATTTGGTAAAAGTTTGAAACGCAGAGAATCCGTTCAAACAAATTCCGTTTAAAAAGAACTTAAGGTGGTATGAAGGCTAACCTGGATCGACGGAAGTACAACTTGGAGAGGAGATACTCACAACCACCTTCCTTCAAAGAACCAACCTTCAATCACAATAATGCATACTTAAGACACTGAGAGAATAAACAAAACAggattccttaaaaaaaaatgaaagtcatACAAACCAGAAGAGGGACCACCATAGAGAGAATGAACGAATGAAGGACAACTCTCAGGACCACGAACCACAATGAAACTGAgcaaaaattttaatgaaagcaGAAACTGGATGGAGAAGAAACGGGAGTACAAGAATACTAATACTAacgttttgggggtgcagggacGTTGACgtagtaaatgaaatttactgcgtccCTACCCACTTTCACCCATTCTCACGATATATTAAATAAGGGCATAAACGTCAATTTTGGGGGTACAGGAGAAttcttggaggtgcagggagaaggcgCCTTTATGTTTCATTGGTGAAAATAATGGTCCAATCAAAAGAAGTTAACTCTAACAATAGGTAGAAACATCTATTAATGTGTTGCAGATGACTTTTTTGAGACTGGTGAGATGctttaataatttgattcttttatatatatatatatatgactcaaatattaaacaataattttaaaatatctcatCTTTTTTCATGTAATTATGAGAGATTAACATAAAGTTATAATTTagcattttatttaattcaaatttgataacgaAAACACAATTTCGATATACAAACTTaacttatataaatttatttatttttatataatttcttctAATTGAAGACATGATGAGATAAGAAAGAATGAGCATTATAAAAGCATAGAAGGAAGGCATCCTTAATTAgggttaaaatatttgtaaaataatagcATTTAAAGGCATTTAATGGTATACATTTAAACGCAATTTAAGGTAATTTAATGTTGTTCATTTAGTGACTTTTATAGTGCATTTAATAGGGTTACGAGATGGTATATATAATTCCAAAAACAATGTTGAAATTCAACTTACGagtacttttttttcttttttatattcgtCCTCTTAATACATGATAGGAGTATGTTTACACAAGACACTCAAATTTTCAAGTTAGTCAAACACACGCCAACAAGTAATTAATGTAGTgatgaatgaaaatataattattgatctCATCcaacatgttatttttattattatattttgtaagattttattttagtgGACTCGGACCAAAAGATCCAATTATCTGAGAAATCACATTATCTGTGGGACTTAGTTACGTAGGTCCAATGACCTGGTAGGTCCAATTATTTGATACATATGGCTGCTTTAGTCATATAAGAGAGAACTTGACAACATGTAATTGGATAAAAGAGATTATTACTGAGTTTGAGGATGACATGGCCATATAGAGTACAATCTCTAATTTTTCATGTTTGTATTAAATGGTGTAAGTTAAAGAAGAATACAAGCTAAACTCAAATCAAGAAGGGGTGGATGGTGTTTTGATTTGGTTTTAAAGCAAAAGTGTTTTTTTTCAAGGTTTCAAAAACATATAAAGATTTTTATGAGACTTTTTGACACAATTGGCATGAGATGCGATGTTAATTACCAAAAcaatcacaaaagaaaaattaaaggcAAGAAAGTAAAAGACActcaagatttttatactgattCGATTATACACGAATTTACATTCAGTTCTTCAACAACTTGAATGGAATTTTCTCTAAAGAATAACAAGAGTTGGATTACAAGTACACCTTAAAAACTTACATTTTAGACACgcaaaaaattgaagaaaatccttcaaaaaattataaagaagtGTTGATGCTACATACAATCACCTCAAATCTCACCACATAGGTGAAGTACAATATAATCAATGAATTTACAAGTAAAAGAGCGATAAAGATATCACCTGGAAAATGGATTTTACAATCAAAAGCCTATAGCAATGAACAAAATCCTTAATCTTTGATCTTCTTGCAATAAGTTTGATTTCAATAATATGAGTACtctctaggga encodes:
- the LOC114173593 gene encoding protein MAIN-LIKE 1-like, producing the protein MVRTRGNLSRRGSNDVPESSTQGGARKRPTASARIRGQHEANVVEDDIVENEVSDVPQEDKQGIDNDGGGFPGGPYDTSLLTRYEDHVARMIWDGQDRVVKVVSHIKKVKKLGRPHPSVAPFVLASGLSHLCDILYEYIDLGLVLGFVERWHPETNTFHLPIGEMTITLDDVWSLLHLSISGNFCSTENLEYEDSVEILTTLLGVDRAMACVELNQSRGAQVRLSWLRELYDSCCENELWEFAARAYLLHFVGCTIFANKSATYVRTHYLELFRDLSTCRTYGWGVAALVHLY
- the LOC114169210 gene encoding uncharacterized protein LOC114169210, whose protein sequence is MTSEGGPQVIVTDRDLALMNVVGIVFPECYHLLCRFHIQKNVQAKCKMLVNYVDAWDVVLQAWENVMDCEDELKFNECVHRLELVCQPWPVFFEYVNDSWIIPYKKFFVKARTNKVMHLGNTTSNRVESAHWSLKKVLGSSMGDLCSCWDGIHTLLSCNTTKLRRLLKEV